Proteins encoded in a region of the Flavobacteriaceae bacterium HL-DH10 genome:
- a CDS encoding L-rhamnose mutarotase: protein MKKFFLFCDLKDDAKLIEEYKEYHKSVWPEIIKSIKDSGIENMEIYNNGNRLFMIIEANDTFSFEAKAKMDASNSKVQEWEDLMWKYQQQIPWAKEGEKWLPLEQIFKLV from the coding sequence ATGAAAAAATTTTTCCTTTTTTGTGATTTAAAAGATGATGCTAAATTAATTGAAGAATATAAAGAATACCATAAATCTGTTTGGCCTGAAATAATAAAAAGTATTAAAGATTCAGGTATTGAAAACATGGAAATTTATAATAATGGTAATCGGTTATTTATGATTATTGAAGCTAACGATACATTTTCATTTGAAGCTAAAGCTAAAATGGATGCGTCTAATTCTAAAGTTCAAGAATGGGAGGATTTAATGTGGAAATACCAACAACAGATACCTTGGGCTAAAGAAGGAGAGAAGTGGCTGCCTTTAGAACAAATTTTTAAGCTCGTTTAA
- the fucP gene encoding L-fucose:H+ symporter permease: MSITPKIPVVSKSIIVPFILVTSLFALWGFANAVTDPMVNAFKKVLELSNTQASWVQMAFYGGYFCMALPAAMFMRKYSYKVGVLIGLGLYAGGALLFYPAAITEKFWFFCLGLYVLTFGLAFLETAANPYILAMGAKETATQRLNLAQSANPIGLLAGLLVAKFFVYDNLQSDDIVDFGALDEAKRAMIRVADLAVIRDPYVVLGLVISAVFVLFLVNKMPQSKEEGTMPSLGSTFSKLAGNSKYVLGVLAQILYVGAQIMTWTYIYQYAEAIDLANVDVAGYEKVDVFSYQFLAFILFTIGRIVGTAMLRFMSSGKLLMFFAILAVGFVTGAIFIEGMFGLYSVVGISFCMSLMFPTIYGIALNDLTEEQSKVGSAGLVMAIVGGALLPMLQGMIIDAGGNGVADTTIMGVSEVNFSFILPLVCFIYIAWYGMHIFKKHEVKIIE; this comes from the coding sequence ATGAGTATAACACCTAAGATTCCTGTAGTTTCAAAAAGCATTATAGTTCCTTTTATTTTAGTCACCTCTTTATTTGCCTTATGGGGTTTTGCTAATGCAGTAACAGACCCAATGGTGAATGCTTTTAAAAAGGTTTTAGAATTATCTAATACACAAGCCTCTTGGGTTCAAATGGCATTTTACGGTGGTTATTTTTGTATGGCATTGCCAGCAGCTATGTTTATGCGTAAATATTCTTACAAGGTAGGTGTGTTGATAGGGTTAGGATTGTATGCTGGAGGTGCTTTGTTATTTTATCCTGCAGCTATAACTGAAAAATTTTGGTTTTTCTGTTTAGGATTGTATGTATTAACATTTGGATTAGCTTTTTTAGAAACCGCAGCAAACCCATATATTTTAGCAATGGGAGCCAAAGAAACAGCTACTCAGCGTTTAAATTTGGCACAGTCGGCAAATCCTATCGGATTACTTGCTGGGTTATTGGTGGCAAAATTCTTTGTATATGATAATTTACAATCTGATGATATAGTAGATTTCGGAGCTTTAGATGAAGCTAAAAGAGCTATGATTAGAGTAGCAGATTTAGCAGTAATTCGTGATCCTTATGTCGTTTTAGGATTAGTTATTTCAGCTGTATTTGTTTTATTTTTAGTCAATAAAATGCCTCAGTCTAAAGAAGAAGGCACAATGCCTAGTTTAGGGAGTACTTTTTCTAAGCTAGCAGGTAATAGTAAATATGTTTTAGGTGTTCTTGCACAAATATTATATGTTGGTGCACAAATTATGACATGGACTTATATTTATCAATATGCAGAAGCTATCGATTTAGCTAATGTAGATGTAGCAGGGTATGAAAAGGTTGATGTGTTTTCATATCAATTTTTAGCGTTTATATTATTTACTATTGGTCGTATTGTTGGAACTGCTATGTTACGTTTTATGAGTTCGGGAAAATTACTAATGTTTTTTGCTATACTAGCTGTAGGGTTTGTAACGGGAGCTATTTTTATTGAAGGTATGTTTGGGTTGTATAGTGTAGTTGGGATTTCTTTTTGTATGTCTTTAATGTTCCCAACCATATACGGAATTGCTTTAAATGATTTAACTGAAGAACAATCTAAAGTTGGTTCTGCTGGACTAGTTATGGCTATTGTAGGAGGTGCATTGTTGCCTATGTTACAGGGTATGATTATAGATGCAGGAGGAAATGGTGTTGCAGACACTACAATTATGGGAGTTTCAGAGGTTAATTTTTCTTTTATTTTACCATTAGTTTGTTTTATATACATAGCTTGGTATGGAATGCATATTTTTAAGAAACATGAGGTGAAAATCATAGAATAG
- a CDS encoding SDR family oxidoreductase has product MDLGLKGKVVVVTGAAGIKGSIGETIVQHLAAEGAIPVIVCRNDRGYGYEKALQDQGIDALFIKTDLSDYKQIEQASKVIEKKYGRVDALINNVGVNDGVGLDASMEDFMYSVKLNMVSYFAMTKYCLPMIKKVKGNILNIGSKVALTGQGGTSGYAAAKGGVYGLTREWAVDLIKYGIRSNAIVIAESWTPAYDNWIKTLENGAEKLQAIVKKIPLENRMTMPAEIADQCLFTISEKSSHTTGQFITVDGGYVHLDRALLTE; this is encoded by the coding sequence ATGGATTTAGGTTTAAAAGGGAAAGTAGTAGTTGTAACTGGAGCCGCTGGAATTAAAGGTAGTATAGGAGAAACCATCGTACAGCATTTAGCTGCCGAAGGAGCTATACCTGTTATTGTATGTCGTAACGATCGCGGATATGGATATGAAAAAGCATTACAAGACCAAGGTATTGATGCTTTATTTATAAAAACAGATTTATCTGATTATAAACAAATAGAACAAGCATCAAAAGTTATAGAAAAAAAATACGGTCGAGTAGATGCTCTTATAAATAATGTTGGTGTTAATGATGGTGTAGGATTAGATGCTTCTATGGAAGATTTTATGTATTCTGTGAAATTAAATATGGTGAGCTATTTTGCTATGACTAAGTATTGTTTACCTATGATAAAAAAAGTTAAAGGAAACATCTTAAATATTGGTTCTAAAGTGGCGCTAACAGGTCAAGGAGGAACATCTGGTTATGCTGCAGCTAAAGGCGGTGTTTATGGTTTAACACGAGAATGGGCTGTCGATTTAATTAAATATGGTATCCGTTCTAATGCCATAGTCATTGCAGAAAGTTGGACTCCTGCTTATGATAATTGGATTAAAACGTTAGAAAATGGAGCGGAAAAACTTCAAGCTATTGTTAAAAAAATTCCTTTAGAAAATAGAATGACGATGCCTGCAGAAATTGCAGATCAATGTTTATTTACAATTTCAGAGAAATCGTCACATACTACAGGTCAGTTTATTACTGTAGATGGAGGTTATGTTCATTTAGATCGAGCGTTATTAACGGAATAA
- a CDS encoding amidohydrolase family protein translates to MIIDSHQHFWKYEPVKHEWIDDNMATIRRDFLPSDLKKVYKENGIDGCVVVQADQTLAETDFLVQLASENDFIKGVVGWLDLRGDTIDNDLEKYSTFNKVKGFRHVVQGEPDHNFLLRSDFLRGISKLEKHDYTYDILIFPHQLGATLEFVKRFPNQKFVIDHIAKPYIKDGFFDGWAIVMQEIAKQENVYCKLSGMITEADYDTWTPKQLEPYMDLILNTFGTKRVMFGSDWPVCLVAGHYSQVKSIVTNFIANLSEEEQDAIMGGNAIQFYNLK, encoded by the coding sequence ATGATAATAGATTCTCACCAACATTTCTGGAAATATGAACCCGTTAAGCACGAATGGATTGATGATAATATGGCTACAATTCGTCGCGATTTTTTACCATCAGATTTAAAAAAAGTCTATAAAGAAAATGGTATTGATGGTTGTGTAGTAGTTCAAGCAGATCAAACTTTAGCTGAAACGGATTTCTTAGTGCAATTAGCTTCCGAGAACGATTTTATTAAAGGTGTTGTTGGTTGGTTAGATTTACGAGGCGATACTATTGATAATGATTTAGAAAAGTATAGCACATTCAATAAAGTAAAAGGTTTTAGGCATGTGGTACAGGGCGAACCCGATCATAATTTTTTGTTGCGTTCCGATTTCTTAAGAGGTATTTCAAAGTTAGAAAAACATGATTATACTTATGATATTTTAATTTTTCCGCACCAATTAGGAGCTACTTTAGAGTTTGTGAAACGTTTCCCTAATCAGAAATTTGTTATCGATCATATAGCAAAACCATATATAAAAGATGGTTTTTTTGATGGTTGGGCCATAGTAATGCAGGAGATAGCTAAACAAGAAAATGTGTACTGTAAGCTTTCAGGAATGATAACTGAGGCAGATTATGATACTTGGACACCAAAACAATTAGAACCATACATGGATTTAATATTAAATACTTTTGGAACAAAACGCGTCATGTTTGGTTCCGACTGGCCCGTTTGTTTGGTGGCTGGACATTATTCACAAGTAAAATCAATTGTAACAAATTTTATAGCAAACCTTTCTGAAGAAGAACAAGATGCTATTATGGGAGGAAATGCAATTCAATTTTATAATTTAAAATAA
- a CDS encoding zinc-binding alcohol dehydrogenase family protein: MKYIVCEKPGEFILKEKEAPKRKPGEALLRINKVGICGTDLHAYGGNQAFFTYPRILGHELASEVIEIDANEKGIKAGDKVVVMPYVSCGDCIACKNEKANCCTNIRVLGVHADGGMQEQISVPANILLPANNLSDNEMAIVEPLAIGAHAIRRADIKSGETVAIVGCGPIGIGIMKLAQIAGAKVIAIDMNEQRLNYAKEKIGVDYIVKAGENAANAISEITNGDLCTAVFDASGNKFALEACPSYMSHGGRFVLVGLSKGDLTYNHPAVHAKEMTLMCSRNATTEDFEHVISVLNQFPTDSFITHSVPYTDMITHFDSWLNPETGVIKATVSFN; encoded by the coding sequence ATGAAGTACATTGTTTGTGAAAAACCAGGGGAGTTTATCTTAAAAGAAAAAGAGGCTCCTAAAAGAAAGCCAGGAGAGGCTTTATTAAGAATTAACAAAGTTGGTATCTGCGGAACAGATTTACATGCTTATGGAGGGAATCAAGCATTTTTTACCTATCCAAGAATTTTAGGTCATGAATTAGCTTCCGAAGTTATAGAAATTGATGCTAATGAAAAAGGCATTAAAGCAGGAGATAAAGTGGTTGTGATGCCTTATGTAAGTTGTGGAGATTGCATAGCATGTAAAAACGAAAAAGCAAATTGTTGTACAAATATAAGAGTGCTTGGTGTACATGCAGATGGTGGTATGCAAGAACAAATTTCAGTACCTGCTAATATTTTATTACCTGCTAATAATTTATCTGATAACGAAATGGCTATTGTAGAACCTTTAGCTATTGGTGCACATGCTATAAGAAGAGCTGATATTAAATCTGGAGAAACGGTTGCCATTGTTGGTTGTGGTCCCATAGGTATTGGTATTATGAAGTTAGCTCAAATTGCTGGGGCAAAAGTGATTGCCATAGATATGAATGAGCAACGCTTAAATTATGCTAAAGAAAAAATTGGAGTTGATTATATTGTTAAGGCAGGAGAGAATGCGGCAAATGCTATTTCTGAAATTACAAATGGCGATTTATGTACAGCGGTATTTGATGCTTCTGGAAATAAATTTGCTTTAGAGGCTTGTCCTAGTTATATGTCTCATGGAGGACGATTTGTTTTAGTTGGTTTATCAAAAGGCGATTTAACGTATAATCATCCAGCGGTACATGCCAAAGAAATGACTTTAATGTGTAGCAGGAATGCAACTACCGAAGATTTTGAGCATGTTATAAGTGTTTTAAATCAATTTCCAACGGACTCTTTTATAACGCATTCTGTGCCTTATACAGATATGATTACGCATTTTGATAGTTGGTTAAACCCTGAAACAGGGGTTATTAAAGCAACCGTGAGTTTTAATTAA
- a CDS encoding LacI family DNA-binding transcriptional regulator, whose amino-acid sequence MKNKKKTTIKDIAKVLSITPSAVSKALNNHPRISDKTKIAVRQVAEALNYQPNHIATALRKGKSNLVGVMIPRANSHFFSSVVEKIENVLSKEGYNIIITQSNESFTRESKNIESLLLTQVDGIIASMANETKTLEHFEKIKSNGIPLIMFDRGEDALDVDYIGIDDYKSSFKIVKHLKNQGCKRIAHIGGHSHTRIYKNRIAGYKDALLKYKLPIAEELISESTLYIEDGRKIMKQLLELPERPDAVYAASDFAAMGALQVMEENNIRVPEDIALVGFSNETFTSFVKPSITTINQRSETIGQLAAETFLKRVNTPSWTPKLYNTIIDSELIIRDSSLKRSK is encoded by the coding sequence TTGAAAAATAAAAAGAAAACAACCATAAAAGATATTGCTAAGGTTTTAAGCATTACACCTTCTGCTGTGTCTAAAGCTTTAAACAATCATCCAAGAATTAGCGATAAAACTAAAATTGCTGTTAGGCAGGTTGCTGAAGCATTAAATTATCAACCAAACCATATAGCTACGGCTTTACGAAAAGGAAAGAGTAATTTAGTAGGTGTCATGATCCCTAGAGCAAATAGTCATTTTTTCTCTTCTGTTGTTGAGAAAATTGAAAACGTCTTAAGTAAAGAAGGTTATAATATTATCATCACCCAATCAAACGAATCGTTCACAAGAGAATCTAAAAATATTGAATCTTTACTATTAACTCAAGTGGATGGCATTATAGCATCTATGGCTAATGAGACAAAAACATTAGAGCATTTTGAAAAAATAAAATCTAATGGCATACCCTTAATTATGTTCGATCGTGGTGAAGACGCCTTAGATGTAGATTATATTGGAATAGACGACTACAAAAGCAGTTTCAAAATCGTTAAACATCTTAAAAACCAAGGATGCAAAAGAATAGCACATATTGGAGGACACAGTCATACCAGAATTTACAAAAACAGAATCGCTGGTTATAAAGATGCGCTTTTAAAATATAAGTTGCCAATTGCTGAAGAATTAATTTCTGAAAGTACACTGTATATTGAAGATGGTCGTAAAATCATGAAACAATTATTAGAACTTCCTGAAAGACCAGATGCTGTTTATGCTGCTAGTGATTTTGCTGCAATGGGTGCACTCCAAGTTATGGAAGAAAACAATATTCGAGTTCCAGAAGATATTGCCTTAGTAGGTTTTAGTAACGAAACCTTTACCTCTTTTGTAAAACCTTCTATAACCACTATCAATCAGCGTAGTGAAACCATAGGACAACTTGCAGCTGAAACGTTTTTAAAAAGAGTAAACACCCCAAGTTGGACACCTAAATTATACAATACTATTATTGATTCTGAACTTATTATTAGAGATTCTTCATTAAAAAGAAGTAAATAG
- a CDS encoding AraC family transcriptional regulator: MKLHLLDRSNLTNSSFTTKVNEYPYFLKIWHYHPELELVVVLKSEGTCFIGDSIEKFSVGDIVLIGKNLPHMWLNDEDYFKKSPKQSAKAIAIHFKQDYLGRIFFETPEMIHLLELFERARFGLKFLNTDKNIINDIQNMLELDGFDKTISFLQILNKLAKHKDVKRLSSLGFINSFNATKSDAQDNVQAYIFKNFNKTISLEEAAKIAHMNTSAFSRFFKRINRKTFSRYVSEIRIGYACKLLLENKFNIAAVCYESGFNNISNFNRQFKLIMGCTPSVYVKNHKKETLLQLNKTD; this comes from the coding sequence ATGAAACTTCATTTATTAGACAGAAGCAACCTAACAAACAGTTCTTTTACAACCAAGGTAAATGAATATCCATACTTTTTAAAAATATGGCATTATCATCCAGAATTAGAACTTGTAGTGGTGCTTAAAAGTGAAGGTACTTGTTTTATAGGTGATAGTATTGAAAAATTTAGTGTAGGCGATATTGTACTAATAGGAAAAAATCTACCACATATGTGGTTGAACGATGAAGACTATTTTAAAAAAAGTCCGAAACAATCTGCCAAAGCCATTGCCATACACTTTAAACAAGATTATTTGGGACGTATATTTTTTGAAACTCCAGAAATGATTCATCTTTTAGAGCTTTTTGAACGTGCTCGTTTTGGTTTAAAATTTTTGAATACTGACAAAAATATTATTAATGATATTCAAAATATGTTAGAATTAGATGGTTTTGACAAAACCATATCTTTTTTACAAATACTCAATAAATTAGCAAAACATAAAGACGTTAAGCGTTTATCAAGCCTCGGTTTTATTAACTCATTTAATGCGACAAAAAGTGATGCACAAGATAACGTTCAAGCTTATATTTTTAAAAACTTCAACAAAACTATAAGTCTTGAAGAAGCTGCTAAAATTGCACATATGAATACGTCTGCATTCAGTCGTTTTTTCAAACGCATTAATCGCAAAACGTTTTCGCGTTACGTTTCAGAAATACGCATTGGGTATGCTTGTAAATTATTACTTGAAAACAAATTTAATATAGCTGCTGTTTGCTATGAGTCTGGTTTTAATAATATTTCAAACTTTAACAGACAGTTTAAACTAATAATGGGTTGTACGCCTTCTGTATATGTGAAAAATCATAAAAAAGAAACTCTATTACAATTAAACAAAACAGATTGA
- a CDS encoding glucose 1-dehydrogenase, with product MTKFSLKNKVAIVTGGGSGIGKAISLTFAKQGAKVHILDFNIEAAEETVSEIKNFEKVAEAHKCDVANQQNVVDIINKISKTEKINILINNAGIAHVGNIESVEEADLDRLYNVNIKGVYNCIKAAIPSLKSNGGGVILNLASIASTVGINDRFAYSMTKGAVLTMTYSIAKDYINDGIRCNCIAPGRVHTPFVDGFIKNNYPGKEAEMFDKLSKTQPIGRMGSTQEIADLTLFLCSDEAGFITGSNYAIDGGFVTLNGN from the coding sequence ATGACAAAATTCAGTTTAAAAAACAAAGTCGCTATTGTAACTGGTGGCGGAAGTGGTATAGGAAAAGCTATTTCATTAACCTTTGCTAAACAAGGTGCTAAAGTTCATATTTTAGATTTTAATATAGAAGCTGCAGAGGAAACTGTTTCAGAAATAAAAAATTTTGAAAAAGTAGCAGAAGCTCATAAATGTGATGTTGCAAACCAACAAAATGTGGTTGATATTATTAATAAAATCAGCAAAACTGAAAAAATAAATATTTTAATAAACAATGCTGGTATTGCTCATGTTGGTAATATTGAAAGTGTTGAAGAAGCCGATTTAGATCGCTTATATAATGTAAACATTAAAGGTGTTTATAATTGCATAAAAGCTGCTATTCCTTCTTTAAAAAGTAACGGAGGTGGGGTTATTTTAAATTTAGCATCTATTGCTTCAACAGTTGGCATCAATGACAGGTTTGCATATTCGATGACCAAAGGAGCTGTGCTTACCATGACTTATTCAATTGCTAAAGATTATATAAATGATGGTATTCGTTGTAATTGCATTGCCCCAGGAAGAGTACACACACCTTTTGTTGATGGATTTATAAAAAACAACTATCCAGGAAAAGAAGCCGAAATGTTTGATAAACTTTCAAAAACACAGCCTATTGGTCGTATGGGAAGCACACAAGAGATTGCAGATTTAACTCTATTCTTATGCTCTGATGAAGCTGGGTTTATTACTGGCTCTAATTACGCTATCGACGGTGGTTTTGTAACATTGAATGGTAATTAA
- a CDS encoding fumarylacetoacetate hydrolase family protein — protein MKLIRFGDVNNEKPGVQLANGTKLDVSAFGTDYNEEFFGNNGIEKLKTWLEENQSSCPEVDDNVRLGAPLTRPSKIVCIGLNYAQHAAEAGMEVPKEPVLFFKATSAIVGPNDDIIIPKGSTKTDWEVELAVVIGKKASYVEEADVFEHIAGYMLHNDVSERAFQLERSGQWVKGKSCDTFAPIGPFIATTDEIKDPNNLNLWLKLNGEVMQNSSTSDFIFNIQQSISHISQFMTLLPGDIISTGTPFGVGLGLNPPLYLKPGDVVELGIEGLGTSKQNVVVYK, from the coding sequence ATGAAATTAATAAGATTTGGAGACGTAAATAACGAAAAACCAGGTGTTCAATTAGCAAACGGAACAAAACTAGATGTGTCTGCTTTTGGAACCGATTATAACGAAGAATTCTTCGGGAATAATGGTATTGAAAAATTAAAAACTTGGTTAGAAGAAAATCAATCAAGCTGTCCTGAAGTAGATGATAATGTGCGTTTAGGAGCGCCTTTAACAAGACCTTCAAAAATAGTATGTATCGGCTTAAATTATGCACAGCATGCTGCAGAAGCTGGTATGGAAGTTCCTAAAGAACCTGTATTATTTTTTAAAGCGACTTCTGCTATAGTTGGTCCTAATGATGATATAATAATTCCTAAAGGAAGTACTAAAACAGATTGGGAAGTTGAATTAGCTGTTGTTATAGGTAAAAAAGCATCCTACGTTGAAGAAGCGGATGTTTTCGAACATATTGCTGGTTATATGCTACATAACGATGTTAGCGAACGCGCTTTTCAATTAGAGCGTTCTGGACAATGGGTAAAAGGAAAAAGTTGCGATACCTTCGCTCCTATCGGACCATTTATTGCTACCACCGACGAAATTAAGGATCCAAATAATTTAAACTTATGGTTAAAATTAAATGGAGAAGTGATGCAAAACAGCTCAACTTCAGATTTCATATTTAATATTCAACAATCTATTAGTCATATTAGTCAATTCATGACGTTATTACCTGGTGATATTATTTCTACAGGGACACCTTTTGGGGTTGGTCTTGGCTTAAATCCGCCATTATATTTAAAACCAGGAGATGTTGTAGAACTTGGTATTGAAGGCTTAGGTACTTCAAAACAAAACGTGGTAGTATATAAATAA
- a CDS encoding (Fe-S)-binding protein: MRVGLFIPCYINQLYPQVGKATLELLEKLNVDVVYPSGQTCCGQPMANSGYEYESEGACNNFVNNFKDFDYIVTPSGSCAYHVKKHYNIIPQTDAVTKVRNNVYELCDFILNVLKVKNVGASFPYKVGVHKSCHGLRGLRLGSCSEVVGDSFSYIESLLQEVKGTELMPVKRSDECCGFGGTFAVTEEAISVKMGKDKIKDHLESGVEVITATDTSCLMHLEGLVTRNNQPLKILHIAEILNSNY; the protein is encoded by the coding sequence ATGCGAGTAGGCTTATTCATACCCTGTTATATTAATCAATTATATCCTCAAGTAGGAAAAGCTACTTTAGAGCTTTTAGAAAAATTAAACGTCGATGTGGTATATCCATCAGGACAAACCTGTTGTGGACAACCCATGGCAAATTCAGGATATGAATATGAATCGGAAGGCGCTTGTAATAATTTTGTAAACAACTTCAAAGACTTTGATTATATTGTAACACCTTCTGGAAGTTGTGCTTATCATGTAAAAAAGCATTACAACATTATTCCTCAAACTGATGCGGTTACCAAGGTTCGTAATAATGTTTATGAGTTATGCGACTTCATTTTAAACGTTTTAAAAGTAAAAAATGTTGGTGCCTCATTTCCTTATAAAGTAGGCGTACATAAAAGTTGTCACGGACTTAGAGGATTAAGATTAGGGTCTTGCTCTGAAGTGGTTGGCGATTCTTTTTCATATATAGAATCCCTTTTACAAGAAGTAAAAGGCACCGAATTAATGCCTGTAAAAAGAAGCGATGAATGCTGCGGGTTTGGGGGCACATTTGCAGTTACCGAAGAAGCTATCTCTGTAAAAATGGGGAAAGACAAAATTAAAGACCATTTAGAAAGTGGCGTGGAAGTTATTACTGCTACAGACACTTCTTGTTTAATGCATTTAGAAGGTTTAGTAACACGTAATAACCAACCCCTTAAAATTTTACATATAGCTGAAATCTTAAACAGTAACTACTAA
- a CDS encoding lactate utilization protein B: MSHSKLASIFNKDEKRVDWHDKALWFVRHKRDLSVHQVKGWEELRNLGHGIKAHMLSNLDSYLIEFEENAIKNGVEVHWAANGEEHNQIVHKILKENNAKKVVKSKSMLTEECHLNPFLEADGIEVIDTDLGERIVQLAKEPPSHIVLPAIHKNKHEVDELFQEHLGTKPCDGDPQYLTREARKHLREKFIEADAAITGVNFAIAETGGFVVCTNEGNADMGAHLAPVHIACMGVEKIIPKQEHLGVFLRLLARSATGQPITTYSSHFNKPRKGAKMHIVIVDNGRSEQLSRPDFRASLHCIRCGACMNTCPIYRRSGGHSYDATIPGPIGSILSPGKDLTKHSSLPFASTLCGSCSDVCPVKIDIHSQLYKWRQIITKETPQPFIKKKSMEIMGKIFAKPAQFEKVGKIARWSLRNLPKSMINSKPNAWGKARDLPTGPKQSFDEWYNERENNKKKD, from the coding sequence ATGAGCCACTCAAAACTAGCCAGTATATTTAATAAAGATGAAAAGAGAGTCGATTGGCATGACAAAGCTTTATGGTTTGTTAGACATAAAAGAGACCTATCTGTTCACCAAGTAAAAGGTTGGGAAGAATTAAGAAACTTAGGTCATGGTATAAAAGCACACATGCTGTCAAATTTAGATTCTTATTTAATTGAATTTGAAGAAAATGCCATAAAAAACGGTGTAGAAGTACATTGGGCTGCTAATGGTGAAGAGCATAACCAAATAGTACACAAAATTCTTAAAGAGAATAATGCTAAAAAAGTAGTTAAAAGTAAATCGATGCTTACTGAAGAATGCCATTTAAATCCTTTTTTAGAAGCTGATGGTATTGAAGTAATTGATACCGATTTAGGTGAACGCATTGTGCAACTAGCAAAAGAACCACCAAGTCATATTGTATTACCCGCTATTCATAAAAACAAACATGAAGTAGACGAATTATTCCAAGAACATTTAGGCACAAAGCCTTGTGATGGTGATCCGCAATATCTAACAAGAGAAGCTAGAAAACATTTACGCGAAAAATTTATTGAAGCTGATGCTGCCATTACAGGTGTAAACTTCGCCATTGCTGAAACAGGAGGATTTGTAGTTTGTACCAACGAAGGAAATGCCGATATGGGTGCGCATTTAGCTCCTGTTCATATTGCTTGTATGGGTGTTGAAAAAATAATCCCGAAACAAGAACATTTAGGTGTGTTTTTACGATTATTAGCAAGATCTGCCACTGGACAACCCATAACAACATATTCTTCACATTTCAACAAACCTAGAAAAGGTGCAAAAATGCATATTGTAATTGTTGATAATGGGCGCTCAGAACAATTAAGCAGACCAGATTTTAGAGCCTCTTTACATTGTATTCGCTGTGGTGCTTGTATGAATACTTGTCCAATTTACAGAAGAAGCGGCGGTCATAGTTACGATGCTACTATTCCTGGACCAATTGGTTCTATTCTATCGCCTGGAAAAGATTTAACAAAACATAGCTCTTTACCATTTGCCTCCACCCTATGTGGATCATGTTCAGATGTTTGTCCTGTCAAAATTGATATCCATTCACAATTATATAAATGGCGACAAATAATCACCAAAGAAACTCCTCAGCCATTTATTAAGAAAAAATCGATGGAAATTATGGGGAAGATTTTCGCAAAACCTGCCCAATTTGAAAAAGTTGGAAAAATAGCCCGTTGGTCTTTAAGAAACTTACCTAAATCCATGATTAATTCTAAGCCAAATGCTTGGGGTAAAGCTAGAGATTTACCAACAGGTCCTAAACAAAGTTTTGATGAGTGGTATAATGAAAGAGAAAATAATAAGAAAAAAGATTAA
- a CDS encoding LUD domain-containing protein, whose protein sequence is MGSRDNILARIKANKPDAIGLPQIDDTLFDDEYDLIKEFTKKVEVVGGNVLEAQSNQDILKQITTLIPNTVVNFSTLSDSLDFNTINLEAIKNPQELEDLDILILESDLGVAENGAVWVTDKNLPIRVLPFITKHLVFVISKENIVPYMHQAYNKLSESSSGFGVFISGPSKTADIEQSLVIGAHGALSLTIFLKN, encoded by the coding sequence ATGGGAAGCAGAGACAATATATTAGCAAGAATAAAAGCAAATAAACCAGACGCTATTGGTTTACCCCAAATAGATGACACGCTTTTTGATGATGAGTACGATTTAATCAAAGAATTTACTAAAAAAGTAGAGGTTGTAGGTGGTAATGTTTTGGAGGCGCAATCAAATCAAGATATTCTTAAGCAAATAACTACTTTAATTCCAAATACAGTGGTTAATTTTTCTACTTTATCTGATTCACTTGACTTTAATACTATAAATTTAGAAGCCATAAAAAACCCGCAAGAATTAGAAGATCTAGATATTTTAATTCTAGAAAGTGATTTAGGAGTTGCAGAAAATGGCGCTGTTTGGGTTACCGATAAAAATCTTCCTATTAGAGTATTACCTTTTATCACTAAGCATTTAGTTTTTGTGATTTCTAAAGAAAATATTGTCCCATATATGCATCAAGCCTATAATAAACTTTCCGAATCTTCATCAGGTTTTGGTGTGTTTATTTCTGGCCCTTCAAAAACTGCAGATATAGAACAATCACTGGTAATTGGAGCACATGGTGCTTTAAGCTTAACGATCTTTTTAAAAAATTAA